A section of the Vanessa tameamea isolate UH-Manoa-2023 chromosome 29, ilVanTame1 primary haplotype, whole genome shotgun sequence genome encodes:
- the LOC113400979 gene encoding U4/U6 small nuclear ribonucleoprotein Prp4, with product MSDDEDVIVVKKPRQVHYGSLEEQEKARLAALAAAAREGVEESGKELGDIQISNEYMELEEEISRDKKALLEEFERRRKARQLNVSTDDDEVRRSLRQLGEPVCLFGEGPAERRVRLRDLLSYLGEDAIHKKLEEEEARIERDRGREGTWYHEGPPELRDARLWIARYSLPRAKHRLNKAREELQLAGSVRAAAKQESQRRASAVSIYCSQIGDTRPISFCRFSSDSQMLITSSWSGLVKVWSVPDCELLQTLAGHTCNVSAAAFHPHAQLPPHFRDKIEKKDEEMKVSVEMDTDESSKTVAMASCAYDGSVHLWNFVSDSPLASLEGHGPSRVSRVEFHPSGRFLATTVFDHSWRLWDLETQKEVLHQEGHAKPVYSVAFQCDGSLIVTGGMDAFGRVWDARTGRCVMFLEGHLGPVLGADCAPAGHHVATAAADHQVKIWDLRRRAAIYTIPAHTHLLSDVRYQKSHGHFLLTSSYDKSAKLWSNPAWHPLRTLSGHDNKVMSADISMDSKYIVTCSYDRTFKLWTPDLA from the exons ATGTCTGACGATGAAGATGTAATCGTTGTAAAAAAGCCCAGACAAGTTCATTATGGCTCGCTGGAGGAACAAGAAAAGGCACGGCTGGCGGCTCTGGCCGCAGCCGCCAGAGAAGGAGTTGAGGAAAGTGGAAAGGAGCTTGGAGACATACAGATTTCTAATG AATACATGGAACTGGAGGAAGAAATTTCAAGGGATAAAAAAGCTTTGCTTGAAGAGTTTGAAAGGAGAAGAAAAGCTCGGCAATTGAATGTATCCACAGATGACGATGAg GTTAGAAGAAGTTTAAGACAGCTGGGGGAGCCTGTGTGTTTGTTCGGAGAAGGTCCAGCAGAACGAAGAGTAAGACTGAGGGATTTGCTCAGCTA CCTTGGTGAAGATGCAATACACAAGAAGTTAGAAGAGGAAGAGGCTCGAATAGAGAGAGATAGAGGTCGTGAGGGCACATGGTACCACGAAGGTCCTCCCGAGCTCCGAGACGCGAGGTTGTGGATAGCTAGATACTCTCTACCCAGAGCGAAACATAG ATTAAACAAAGCTCGTGAGGAGTTGCAGCTGGCGGGTAGCGTGCGAGCCGCGGCCAAGCAGGAGTCACAGAGGAGGGCCTCCGCCGTCTCCATATACTGCAGTCAG atcgGCGACACGAGGCCGATAAGCTTCTGTAGATTCAGCAGCGACAGTCAGATGCTGATAACGTCCAGCTG GTCTGGCCTGGTGAAGGTGTGGTCGGTGCCGGACTGCGAGCTGCTGCAGACGCTGGCGGGACACACGTGCAACGTGAGCGCCGCCGCCTTCCACCCGCACGCGCAGCTGCCGCCCCACTTCCGGGACAAG ATAGAAAAAAAGGACGAGGAAATGAAGGTGTCCGTGGAGATGGATACGGACGAGTCGTCCAAAACGGTGGCGATGGCGTCTTGCGCGTACGACGGTTCCGTGCACCTGTGGAACTTTGTCAG TGACTCCCCCCTCGCGTCGCTGGAGGGCCACGGCCCGTCCCGCGTGTCCCGCGTGGAGTTCCACCCGTCGGGCCGGTTCCTCGCCACCACCGTCTTCGACCACTCGTGGCGGCTCTGGGATCTAGAGACGC aaAAAGAGGTTCTGCACCAGGAGGGACACGCGAAGCCTGTCTACAGCGTCGCGTTTCAGTGTGATGGGTCCCTCATTGTAACTGG CGGCATGGACGCGTTCGGGCGCGTGTGGGACGCGCGCACGGGGCGCTGCGTCATGTTCCTGGAGGGGCACCTCGGGCCCGTGCTGGGGGCCGACTGCGCGCCCGCCGGGCACCACGTCGCCACCGCCGCCGCCGACCACCAG GTGAAAATTTGGGACCTGCGTCGACGAGCTGCGATATACACGATACCAGCGCACACGCATCTATTAAGCG ATGTAAGATATCAAAAGAGCCACGGCCACTTCCTCCTGACGTCATCGTATGACAAGAGCGCCAAGCTCTGGTCGAACCCCGCTTGGCATCCGTTGAGGACGTTGTCCGGTCATGACAATAAG GTAATGAGTGCTGATATATCAATGGACAGCAAATATATAGTGACGTGCTCCTATGATAGAACCTTCAAATTGTGGACCCCGGACTTAGCTtag
- the Sgl gene encoding UDP-glucose 6-dehydrogenase, with translation MVIQKICCLGAGYVGGPTCSVIALKCPNIKVTVCDKSVERINQWNSDKLPIYEPGLDDVVKQCRGRNLFFSTDIETSIVEADLIFISVNTPTKTIGNGKGRAADLKYIEGAARMIADIATSNKIVVEKSTVPVKAAEIIMKILRANTKPGVEYQILSNPEFLAEGTAIVDLVEAERVLIGGEDTPEGQKAVQALCWVYEHWIPAKNILTTNTWSSELSKLAANAFLAQRISSINSLSAVCEATGADVSEVARAVGRDSRIGPKFLEASIGFGGSCFQKDILNLIYLSECLNLPEVAAYWQQVVNLNDYQKTRFTRKVIESLFNTVADKKIAVLGFSFKKNTGDTRESPAIYVSTTLLDEGAKLHIYDPKVEHDQIYYELLHPQVTNEPELVRKNIEIHDSAYSAVSGAHAIVLCTEWDEFKSLDYKKIYEVMMKPAYIFDGRKILDHEALLNIGFHVQTIGKRLSRTSSIRAQGSQTMP, from the coding sequence atggttatacAAAAAATTTGCTGTCTCGGTGCTGGCTACGTCGGCGGTCCTACGTGCAGTGTGATTGCGTTAAAATGCCCTAATATTAAAGTGACTGTTTGCGACAAAAGCGTAGAGAGAATAAATCAGTGGAACTCCGATAAATTGCCGATCTACGAGCCCGGTTTAGATGATGTTGTCAAGCAATGTCGAGGTAGGAATCTATTTTTCTCAACCGACATTGAAACTAGTATCGTGGAGGCCGATTTAATTTTCATCTCAGTGAATACGCCGACTAAAACGATCGGCAATGGCAAAGGCAGAGCTGCTGATCTTAAATATATCGAGGGCGCTGCCCGTATGATCGCAGACATCGCTACGAGTAACAAAATCGTTGTAGAAAAAAGTACCGTACCAGTGAAAGCGGCTGAAATTATCATGAAAATATTACGCGCTAACACGAAGCCCGGTGTCGAGTATCAGATATTGTCAAATCCTGAATTTTTGGCTGAGGGTACAGCTATTGTGGATCTCGTTGAAGCTGAGAGGGTGCTTATTGGCGGTGAAGACACACCTGAGGGCCAAAAAGCTGTACAGGCTCTCTGCTGGGTATATGAACACTGGATTCCAGCAAAAAACATCCTAACAACCAATACCTGGAGTTCAGAGTTGTCTAAGCTGGCTGCTAACGCCTTTTTAGCTCAAAGAATCTCCAGTATTAATTCATTATCTGCTGTCTGTGAGGCTACAGGTGCTGATGTGTCTGAAGTAGCTAGAGCTGTAGGTAGAGATTCTCGTATTGGCCCTAAATTCCTTGAAGCATCCATCGGTTTTGGAGGCAGCTGCTTCCAGAAGGATATTCTTAATCTCATCTACTTATCAGAATGTCTTAATTTACCAGAAGTAGCTGCATATTGGCAGCAAGTCGTCAACTTAAATGATTATCAGAAAACAAGATTCACTCGTAAAGTTATCGAGTCATTATTTAACACAGTAGCTGACAAAAAAATTGCAGTACTTGGATTTTCGTTCAAAAAAAATACTGGAGACACACGAGAATCCCCAGCCATTTATGTATCAACAACTTTACTAGACGAAGGGGCGAAATTACATATCTACGACCCAAAAGTAGAACATGATCAAATATACTACGAGTTACTCCATCCACAAGTCACAAATGAACCAGAATTAGTTCGTAAGAATATTGAAATTCATGATTCGGCATATTCAGCTGTATCAGGGGCCCATGCGATCGTATTATGCACAGAATGGGATGAATTTAAATCTCTAgactataagaaaatatatgaagttATGATGAAGCCCGCTTACATATTCGATGGTCGTAAAATTTTGGATCACGAAGCATTGTTGAATATTGGTTTCCATGTGCAGACAATTGGGAAGAGATTGTCGAGGACGAGTAGCATAAGAGCACAAGGCAGCCAAACGATGCCCTAG